A portion of the Clostridium gelidum genome contains these proteins:
- the prfA gene encoding peptide chain release factor 1, which yields MLLDKLQFIENKYDELSVKIGDPSIMQNQNEWRKLCKEHSDLEIIVNSYREYKKVTEDLKANKEMLSGESDREMRDMLNEEISDLTNREVELENEIQILLLPKDPNDERNVFVEIRGGAGGEEAALFSYSLFRMFTRYAETQRWSVEIMSLNETDLGGFKEVVFMIKGNGAYSKLKYESGVHRVQRVPDTESSGRIHTSTVTVAVLPEVDDVEIQIADKDVRIDVFRASGNGGQCVNTTDSAVRITHLPSGLVVSCQDEKSQLKNKEKAMKVLKSRLYEAAQKERSDGIAEDRKSQVGTGDRSERIRTYNYPQGRVTDHRIGLTLYKLDSFLSGDLDEMINSLITADQAEKMKLMGNTQL from the coding sequence ATGTTATTAGATAAATTACAATTTATAGAAAATAAATACGATGAATTATCAGTTAAAATTGGTGACCCATCAATTATGCAAAATCAAAATGAATGGAGAAAGCTTTGTAAAGAGCATTCTGATTTAGAAATCATAGTGAATAGTTATAGAGAGTATAAAAAAGTTACTGAAGATTTAAAAGCTAATAAGGAAATGCTAAGTGGTGAAAGCGACAGAGAAATGAGAGACATGTTAAACGAAGAAATAAGTGATCTCACAAATAGAGAAGTCGAATTGGAAAATGAAATACAAATTTTATTATTACCTAAAGACCCCAATGATGAACGAAATGTATTCGTAGAAATCAGAGGAGGTGCAGGTGGCGAAGAAGCAGCACTATTTTCATATAGTTTATTTAGGATGTTTACAAGATATGCAGAAACTCAAAGATGGTCTGTAGAGATTATGAGTTTGAATGAAACTGATCTTGGTGGATTTAAAGAAGTTGTATTTATGATTAAAGGTAATGGAGCTTATTCTAAATTAAAATATGAAAGTGGAGTTCACAGAGTTCAAAGAGTTCCAGATACTGAATCAAGTGGAAGAATTCATACCTCAACAGTTACGGTAGCAGTGTTGCCAGAAGTTGATGACGTTGAAATACAAATTGCAGATAAGGATGTTAGAATAGACGTATTTAGAGCTTCAGGAAACGGAGGACAATGTGTTAATACTACAGATTCAGCTGTTAGAATTACTCATTTACCTTCAGGACTTGTAGTTTCATGCCAAGATGAAAAATCACAATTGAAAAATAAAGAAAAGGCTATGAAAGTTTTAAAATCAAGACTTTATGAAGCGGCACAAAAAGAAAGATCAGATGGAATAGCTGAAGACAGAAAGAGTCAAGTTGGAACTGGAGATAGAAGCGAAAGAATTAGAACATATAATTATCCACAAGGAAGAGTTACTGACCATAGAATAGGACTAACTTTATATAAGTTAGACTCATTTTTAAGTGGGGATCTTGATGAGATGATAAATTCACTTATTACAGCAGATCAAGCTGAAAAAATGAAACTAATGGGAAATACACAACTGTAA
- a CDS encoding L-threonylcarbamoyladenylate synthase: MKTKVSIIKSIKDDEEKIKEAAEVIKNGGTVAFPTETVYGLGADALNAKAVEKIFKAKGRPQDNPLIIHVSSKDIEAYVKEIPEIANKLIDKFWPGPLTIILWKKDIIPDITSANLDSIGIRMPDNEIARKLIELSNTTIAAPSANISGRPSPTDYERCIEDLDGKVDYILGGAQSDIGVESTIVDCTVVPPIVLRPGGITLEMLKKVDSSIEIDNAILQKPGENLKPKAPGMKYKHYAPNAKVTIILGERKKTVEKIREMVHYNIEKGKKVCILTVEENVEEYTEGISMVLGSVLDLSTVAKSLFEALRKCDDLGADLILAEGYEEEGVGVAIMNRLNKAAGFDIIEV, translated from the coding sequence TTGAAAACTAAGGTTAGTATAATTAAAAGCATCAAAGATGATGAAGAAAAAATAAAAGAAGCAGCTGAAGTTATAAAAAATGGTGGAACTGTAGCTTTTCCAACAGAAACAGTTTATGGATTGGGTGCAGATGCGCTTAATGCAAAAGCAGTGGAGAAAATATTCAAGGCAAAGGGAAGGCCACAAGATAATCCATTAATTATTCATGTTTCATCAAAAGATATAGAAGCATATGTGAAAGAAATTCCGGAAATAGCAAATAAGCTTATAGACAAATTTTGGCCGGGACCACTTACAATAATTCTGTGGAAAAAGGACATAATACCAGATATAACTAGTGCTAATTTGGATTCTATTGGAATTAGAATGCCCGACAATGAAATAGCAAGAAAACTCATTGAATTATCAAATACAACTATTGCAGCGCCTTCTGCTAATATAAGTGGAAGACCAAGTCCGACAGATTATGAGAGGTGTATTGAGGATTTAGATGGAAAAGTGGATTACATTTTAGGTGGAGCGCAAAGTGATATAGGTGTAGAATCTACAATAGTTGACTGTACTGTAGTTCCACCAATAGTTTTACGTCCAGGTGGTATTACATTAGAAATGCTTAAAAAAGTGGATTCAAGCATTGAAATAGATAATGCTATATTACAAAAACCAGGAGAAAATCTAAAGCCAAAAGCTCCAGGAATGAAATATAAACATTATGCACCTAATGCTAAGGTTACAATAATTTTAGGAGAAAGAAAAAAAACTGTTGAAAAAATAAGAGAAATGGTACACTATAATATAGAAAAAGGTAAAAAGGTATGCATCCTTACTGTTGAAGAAAATGTTGAAGAATATACAGAAGGTATAAGCATGGTTTTAGGAAGTGTATTAGATTTGTCAACAGTTGCTAAAAGTTTGTTTGAGGCTTTAAGAAAATGCGATGATTTAGGAGCTGATTTAATTTTAGCAGAAGGATATGAAGAAGAGGGCGTCGGAGTAGCTATTATGAATAGATTAAATAAGGCCGCTGGATTTGATATTATTGAAGTTTAA
- the rpiB gene encoding ribose 5-phosphate isomerase B — protein sequence MKIAIGCDHGGFELKNEIIKFLENEKYEVKDFGTYSTGSCDYPDVALPVAEAVVSKEYEIGILICGTGIGIGIAANKVPGIRAALCSDTFSAHATREHNNANILTMGQRVVGTGLALDIVKTFITSKFEGDRHQNRIDKISGIEKKYNK from the coding sequence ATGAAAATTGCAATTGGATGCGATCATGGTGGATTTGAATTAAAAAATGAAATTATTAAATTTTTAGAAAATGAAAAGTATGAAGTAAAAGATTTTGGTACATATTCAACTGGTTCTTGCGATTATCCTGATGTCGCACTGCCAGTAGCAGAAGCTGTTGTATCAAAAGAATATGAGATTGGTATATTAATTTGTGGTACTGGAATAGGAATTGGTATTGCAGCTAATAAGGTTCCGGGGATTAGAGCAGCGCTATGTTCAGACACGTTTAGTGCACATGCAACTAGAGAACATAATAATGCAAACATATTAACTATGGGGCAAAGAGTTGTTGGTACTGGGCTTGCTTTAGATATAGTAAAAACTTTTATAACATCAAAATTTGAAGGTGATAGACACCAAAATAGAATAGATAAGATTTCAGGAATTGAAAAGAAATACAATAAGTGA
- the upp gene encoding uracil phosphoribosyltransferase, with product MSKVIEISHPLILHKLAFLRDEKTGSKDFRKLVEEISMLMAYEVTRNLNMEEVEVKTPVALTKCKMLAGKKMAVVPILRAGLGMVDGVLNLIPAAKVGHIGLYRDEKTLQPVEYFCKLPQDIADRDIIVVDPMLATGGSSIDALTMLKNRGAKSLKLMCLVGAPEGIEAVQKAHDDVDIYLAAIDEKLNEHGYIVPGLGDAGDRLFGTK from the coding sequence ATGAGTAAAGTTATAGAAATAAGTCACCCACTAATATTACATAAATTGGCGTTTTTAAGAGATGAGAAAACAGGTTCGAAGGATTTTAGAAAATTAGTAGAAGAAATTTCTATGTTAATGGCTTATGAAGTAACAAGAAATTTAAATATGGAAGAAGTTGAAGTAAAGACTCCAGTAGCCTTAACAAAATGTAAAATGCTTGCAGGTAAAAAGATGGCAGTAGTTCCTATTTTAAGAGCTGGTCTTGGAATGGTTGACGGAGTACTTAATTTAATTCCAGCAGCTAAGGTTGGACATATTGGATTATATAGAGATGAAAAAACACTTCAACCAGTAGAATACTTCTGTAAATTACCACAAGATATTGCAGACAGGGATATAATAGTTGTTGATCCAATGCTTGCAACGGGTGGATCATCAATAGATGCTTTAACTATGCTAAAAAATAGAGGCGCAAAAAGTTTGAAATTAATGTGTTTAGTAGGAGCACCAGAAGGAATAGAAGCTGTACAAAAAGCTCATGATGATGTTGATATCTATCTAGCTGCCATAGATGAAAAGCTAAATGAACATGGATATATAGTACCAGGTCTTGGTGATGCTGGAGATAGATTATTTGGAACTAAATAG
- a CDS encoding deoxycytidylate deaminase produces MDRRDKQNYYLDIAETVLERGTCLRRNYGSIIVKNDEIISTGYTGAPRGRKNCIDLNSCIREKLQVPRGTQYELCRSVHSEANAIISAPRKDMIGAILYLVGKDVKTKEYVMDANSCSMCKRLIINAGISYVIIRVSKEEHREINVDSWIEDDDSLRIMKDAGY; encoded by the coding sequence ATGGATAGACGTGATAAACAAAACTATTATTTAGATATTGCAGAAACAGTTTTAGAACGAGGAACTTGTTTAAGGAGAAACTATGGTTCAATAATAGTAAAAAATGATGAAATAATTTCTACAGGATATACAGGAGCGCCTAGAGGTAGAAAAAATTGCATAGATTTAAACAGCTGTATAAGAGAAAAACTTCAAGTTCCAAGAGGAACACAATATGAGCTTTGCAGAAGTGTACATAGCGAAGCTAATGCAATAATAAGTGCTCCAAGAAAAGACATGATTGGTGCTATATTATATTTAGTTGGAAAAGATGTAAAAACAAAAGAATATGTTATGGATGCTAATTCTTGTTCAATGTGTAAGCGATTAATTATAAATGCAGGTATTTCCTATGTAATTATAAGAGTTTCAAAAGAAGAACATAGGGAAATAAATGTAGATTCATGGATAGAAGATGATGATTCACTTAGAATTATGAAGGATGCAGGATACTAA
- the wecB gene encoding non-hydrolyzing UDP-N-acetylglucosamine 2-epimerase — protein sequence MNKKKIITIFGTRPEAIKMAPLIKELEKREEIESKVCVTAQHREMLDQVLDLFDIKPDYDLNIMQTKQTLTGITNRVLEGLEEVFIEEKPDMILVHGDTTTTFAGSLAAFYQQIKVGHVEAGLRTFNKYFPFPEEMNRKLTGSLADLHFAPTKGSKENLLREGIKENDIYITGNTVIDAMKHTVEEDYIFESDELNNIDFSKKVIMITAHRRENWGEGIQNICIALNKIVEENSDVELVYLVHLNPVVKDVVFERLGGKDRIHLLSPLDTKETHNLMNKSYMVMTDSGGLQEEAPHLGKPVLVLRDVTERPEAVEAGTVKLVGTDINQIVNEANELIRNPEAYLKMSKSINPYGDGIASKRIVESILRYFDLSSREVEEFKR from the coding sequence TTGAATAAAAAGAAGATTATCACTATTTTTGGAACTAGACCAGAAGCTATAAAAATGGCACCATTAATAAAAGAATTAGAAAAAAGAGAAGAGATTGAATCAAAAGTTTGTGTAACAGCTCAGCATAGAGAAATGTTAGATCAAGTTTTAGATTTGTTTGATATTAAACCAGATTATGATTTAAATATAATGCAAACAAAGCAAACATTAACAGGTATTACAAATAGGGTTTTAGAGGGATTAGAAGAAGTATTTATAGAAGAAAAACCAGATATGATATTGGTACATGGAGATACAACAACTACATTTGCTGGTTCATTAGCTGCATTTTATCAACAAATTAAGGTTGGTCATGTAGAAGCAGGCCTTAGAACTTTCAATAAATATTTCCCATTTCCGGAAGAGATGAATAGAAAGCTAACAGGTAGTTTAGCAGATTTACACTTTGCACCAACTAAGGGTTCGAAAGAAAATTTACTAAGAGAAGGAATAAAGGAAAATGATATATATATTACAGGAAATACTGTAATTGATGCTATGAAGCATACTGTTGAAGAGGATTATATATTTGAAAGCGATGAGTTGAATAATATTGATTTCAGCAAAAAGGTAATAATGATTACTGCTCATAGAAGAGAAAATTGGGGCGAGGGAATTCAAAATATTTGTATAGCATTAAATAAGATAGTGGAAGAAAATAGTGATGTAGAGTTAGTGTATTTAGTTCATTTGAATCCTGTTGTCAAAGATGTAGTATTTGAAAGACTTGGAGGAAAGGATAGAATCCATTTATTATCTCCTTTAGATACTAAAGAAACTCATAATTTAATGAATAAATCATATATGGTAATGACAGATTCAGGTGGATTGCAAGAAGAAGCTCCACATTTGGGAAAACCAGTATTAGTACTTAGAGATGTTACAGAAAGACCGGAAGCAGTTGAAGCTGGAACTGTTAAATTAGTTGGAACGGATATAAATCAAATAGTAAATGAAGCAAATGAACTTATAAGAAATCCAGAAGCATATTTAAAAATGAGTAAGTCTATTAATCCGTATGGTGACGGAATAGCTTCTAAAAGGATAGTGGAATCTATATTAAGATATTTTGATTTAAGTTCAAGAGAAGTAGAAGAATTTAAAAGATAG
- a CDS encoding acetyl-CoA C-acetyltransferase, giving the protein MRDVVIVSAVRTAVGSFGGSLKDVSAVDLGALVIKEAVKRAGVKPELVEEVIMGNVIQAGLGQNTARQATIKSGLPQEVSAMTINKVCGSGLRAVSLAAQMIKAGDADVIVAGGMESMSQAPYVLKSARWGQRMGDGKMVDTMINDALWDSFNNYHMGNTAENIAKQWGLTRQEQDEFAASSQQKAEAAVTSGRFKDEIVPVVIPQRKGEPKVFDTDEFPRFGSTAETLGKLKPAFIKDGTVTAGNASGINDGAAAFVVMSAEKAAELGLKPLVKILSYGSKGLDPAIMGYGPFHATKKALEKANITVDDLDLIEANEAFAAQSLAVAKDLKFDMSKVNVNGGAIALGHPVGASGARILVTLLHEMEKRDAKKGLATLCIGGGMGTAIIVERV; this is encoded by the coding sequence ATGAGAGACGTAGTTATTGTAAGTGCAGTAAGAACAGCAGTAGGCAGTTTTGGCGGGTCACTTAAAGATGTATCAGCAGTAGATTTAGGAGCTTTAGTAATTAAAGAAGCAGTAAAAAGAGCTGGTGTTAAACCGGAATTAGTTGAAGAAGTTATTATGGGAAATGTAATTCAAGCAGGACTTGGACAAAATACAGCTAGACAAGCAACTATTAAATCAGGATTGCCACAAGAAGTTTCAGCTATGACAATAAATAAAGTATGTGGGTCAGGACTTAGAGCAGTTAGTTTAGCAGCTCAAATGATTAAAGCTGGAGATGCAGATGTTATTGTTGCAGGTGGTATGGAAAGTATGTCACAAGCTCCGTATGTATTAAAAAGTGCTAGATGGGGACAAAGAATGGGCGATGGCAAAATGGTCGACACAATGATAAATGATGCATTGTGGGATTCTTTTAATAACTATCATATGGGTAACACAGCTGAAAATATAGCTAAACAATGGGGATTAACAAGACAAGAACAAGATGAATTTGCAGCATCATCACAACAAAAGGCTGAAGCAGCAGTTACATCAGGAAGATTCAAAGACGAAATAGTTCCAGTTGTTATTCCACAAAGAAAAGGAGAACCAAAAGTATTTGATACAGATGAGTTCCCAAGATTTGGATCAACAGCAGAAACTTTAGGAAAATTAAAGCCAGCTTTTATTAAAGATGGTACAGTAACAGCAGGTAATGCTTCAGGAATTAATGACGGAGCAGCAGCATTTGTTGTTATGAGTGCAGAAAAAGCAGCGGAACTAGGACTTAAACCATTAGTTAAGATCCTTTCTTATGGATCAAAGGGATTAGATCCAGCTATAATGGGATATGGACCATTCCATGCAACTAAGAAAGCTTTAGAAAAAGCTAACATAACAGTAGATGATTTAGACTTAATTGAAGCTAATGAAGCTTTTGCAGCTCAAAGTTTAGCAGTTGCTAAAGATTTAAAGTTTGATATGTCAAAAGTAAACGTAAATGGTGGAGCTATTGCTTTAGGGCATCCAGTTGGAGCATCAGGAGCAAGAATTTTAGTTACTCTTCTTCATGAAATGGAAAAGAGAGATGCTAAAAAAGGACTTGCAACACTTTGTATAGGTGGAGGAATGGGAACAGCTATTATAGTTGAAAGAGTTTAA
- a CDS encoding F0F1 ATP synthase subunit A — protein sequence MEPILPIFSKDIGSFTFNLTTSIVIEWIVILILGIGAFLLTKNLKLKPSKTQSALEKIYQSIRDLVVNIMGEEYESFLPYIGTLMIYLLILNFTGLIGIEPPTADLSVTVSFAIVTFLVVNLNAIKRNGLLGYGKGLVHPFAFMLPINIMERFVLLVSLSLRLFGNMVAAVVLVKLVYSALGSMGMLAQFGSPIFVHLYFDLFDGAIQMIVFAMLTMINIKVIGEH from the coding sequence TTGGAGCCCATTTTACCTATATTTTCTAAAGACATTGGTAGCTTTACATTTAATCTTACAACAAGCATAGTAATAGAATGGATTGTTATTTTGATTTTAGGGATAGGTGCTTTTCTATTAACAAAAAATCTAAAGTTAAAACCTAGTAAAACACAATCAGCTTTAGAAAAAATTTATCAATCTATACGTGACCTCGTAGTGAATATTATGGGGGAAGAGTATGAATCATTTTTACCTTACATAGGAACGCTAATGATTTATTTACTAATTTTAAATTTTACTGGATTAATAGGTATTGAACCACCTACAGCAGATTTAAGCGTAACCGTATCATTTGCAATAGTTACTTTCTTAGTTGTGAATCTAAATGCTATTAAGAGAAATGGACTTTTGGGATATGGAAAGGGATTAGTGCATCCATTTGCATTTATGCTACCAATTAATATAATGGAGAGATTTGTACTTCTAGTATCATTATCACTTCGGCTTTTTGGTAACATGGTTGCAGCAGTAGTACTAGTGAAATTAGTATATTCAGCACTAGGGTCAATGGGAATGCTTGCTCAATTTGGTTCGCCAATATTTGTACATCTATATTTTGATTTGTTTGATGGAGCAATTCAAATGATAGTCTTTGCAATGCTGACTATGATCAATATTAAAGTAATAGGAGAACACTAA
- the atpE gene encoding ATP synthase F0 subunit C: protein MNLSVLAAGIAVLSGIGAGIGIGIATGKAAEAVGRQPEASGKIQTMLILGAALSEATAIYGLIIALIAITK from the coding sequence ATGAATTTATCAGTTCTAGCAGCTGGAATAGCTGTATTATCAGGAATTGGAGCAGGAATAGGTATTGGAATAGCGACAGGAAAGGCAGCAGAAGCTGTTGGTAGACAACCAGAAGCATCTGGAAAAATTCAAACTATGTTAATCTTAGGAGCAGCACTTTCAGAAGCAACAGCAATTTACGGGTTAATCATAGCATTAATAGCAATAACTAAATAA
- a CDS encoding F0F1 ATP synthase subunit B, translating into MDIEKSTLIMNWVNFGIIILIMKYFFWDKLKGIIAERQNYVDAKLSKADEDSEKARMYLLKNESILQSAKEEGKKITERQKQKGDKVYEEIIDDAKNEAISLKERAKLEIEREKEKAEYEIKKQAVYLAVELSIKALEQKIDEDTHRKLIGDFIAKVGM; encoded by the coding sequence ATGGATATAGAGAAATCGACGCTAATAATGAATTGGGTCAACTTTGGTATTATAATTCTGATTATGAAATATTTCTTTTGGGATAAGCTAAAAGGAATAATTGCAGAAAGACAAAATTATGTAGATGCTAAGTTATCCAAGGCAGATGAGGATTCTGAAAAAGCTAGAATGTATTTGCTTAAAAATGAAAGTATATTACAATCTGCTAAAGAAGAAGGTAAAAAGATTACTGAAAGACAAAAGCAAAAAGGCGATAAAGTTTATGAAGAAATCATTGATGATGCCAAGAATGAAGCAATTTCATTAAAAGAAAGAGCTAAGTTAGAAATTGAAAGAGAAAAAGAAAAAGCTGAATATGAAATCAAAAAGCAAGCAGTATATTTAGCAGTAGAACTTTCAATTAAAGCATTAGAACAAAAAATTGATGAAGATACTCATAGAAAACTTATAGGTGATTTTATTGCTAAGGTAGGTATGTAA
- a CDS encoding F0F1 ATP synthase subunit delta, which translates to MYEYLDRRYALAIYEVAEEKGKVDEYLKDLREICDLFDNNKDFYEVIKHPKINTIKKKEIFTDLFKGRIDDELLSFMIILIEKNRILYLKEKLNEMEKIDLERKNIIKGVVKTAIPILPDELEKLKLIFEDKYDKTIRFDTEVDKNLLGGVYVKIGNDVIDDTIKSKIEEMKVLMLKKE; encoded by the coding sequence ATGTATGAATATTTAGATAGGCGATATGCCTTAGCTATTTATGAAGTCGCTGAAGAAAAAGGCAAAGTTGATGAATATTTAAAAGATTTAAGAGAAATATGTGATTTGTTTGACAATAATAAAGATTTTTATGAGGTGATTAAACATCCTAAAATTAATACAATAAAAAAGAAAGAAATTTTTACTGATTTATTTAAAGGAAGAATTGACGATGAATTACTTTCTTTTATGATTATATTAATTGAAAAAAATAGAATACTTTATTTAAAAGAAAAACTGAATGAAATGGAAAAAATTGATCTGGAAAGAAAAAATATTATAAAAGGTGTAGTTAAAACTGCTATACCAATTTTACCAGATGAATTAGAAAAATTAAAACTTATTTTTGAAGATAAGTATGATAAGACTATTAGGTTCGATACTGAAGTAGACAAAAATCTTTTAGGTGGAGTTTATGTAAAAATTGGAAATGATGTTATTGATGATACTATTAAATCAAAGATAGAAGAAATGAAAGTTTTAATGCTTAAGAAGGAATAG
- the atpA gene encoding F0F1 ATP synthase subunit alpha, which produces MNIKPEEITSIIKKEIEKYEKEIQTVDSGTIITIGDGVSRVYGLDNCMEGELLEFPNEVYGMVLNLEQDNVGCVLLGEEKGIKEGDIVKGTGKVVEVPVGEKLLGRVVNALGIPIDGKGPVITSETRPIEIHAPSIIDRSSVNEPLQTGIKAIDSMIPIGRGQRELIIGDRQTGKTAIGTDTIINQKGKGVICIYVAIGQKQSTVANIVNTFTEMGAMDYTIVVSSTASESAPLQYIAPYAGCSMGEYFMHQGKDVLIVYDDLSKHAVAYRAMSLLLKRPPGREAYPGDVFYIHSRLLERAAKLSKELGSGSLTALPIIETQAGDVTAYIPTNVISITDGQIFLESDLFFAGQRPAVNAGISVSRVGGNAQIKAMKQVSGTLRLELAQYRELEAFSQFGSDLDNDSSRRLQKGKRLVEILKQDQYSPLEVGKQIAILYAAVNDFLSDIKVGDIKKFEKEYLEYLDTHHREIEKSIITGKTLTDEIKSELEEAIVEFKKVFLQEA; this is translated from the coding sequence ATGAATATTAAACCAGAAGAAATAACTTCTATCATAAAAAAAGAAATAGAAAAATATGAAAAAGAAATTCAAACAGTAGATTCTGGTACTATAATCACAATTGGTGATGGAGTTTCAAGAGTTTATGGATTAGATAATTGTATGGAAGGGGAATTGCTAGAATTCCCTAATGAAGTATATGGGATGGTTTTAAATCTTGAACAAGATAACGTTGGCTGCGTACTTTTAGGAGAAGAAAAGGGAATAAAAGAAGGCGATATCGTTAAAGGAACTGGTAAGGTAGTTGAAGTTCCAGTTGGAGAAAAATTACTTGGTAGAGTTGTTAATGCATTAGGAATACCTATAGACGGTAAGGGACCAGTAATTACATCTGAAACTAGACCTATTGAAATTCATGCTCCTAGTATAATAGATAGAAGCTCAGTTAATGAACCATTACAAACAGGAATTAAAGCAATTGACTCAATGATTCCAATTGGTAGAGGACAAAGAGAACTTATAATAGGAGACAGGCAAACTGGTAAAACAGCAATAGGTACAGATACTATCATAAATCAAAAAGGTAAAGGTGTTATCTGCATATATGTAGCTATCGGTCAAAAACAATCTACAGTAGCTAATATAGTGAATACTTTCACTGAAATGGGTGCTATGGATTATACTATCGTAGTTAGTTCTACAGCATCAGAATCTGCACCATTACAATATATTGCTCCATATGCTGGATGTAGTATGGGAGAGTATTTTATGCATCAAGGAAAAGATGTATTAATTGTATACGATGATCTTTCTAAACATGCAGTAGCGTACAGAGCAATGTCACTACTACTTAAGAGACCACCAGGTAGAGAGGCTTATCCAGGAGATGTTTTCTATATTCATTCAAGATTACTTGAAAGAGCAGCCAAATTATCGAAAGAATTAGGTAGTGGATCATTAACAGCTCTTCCAATTATAGAAACTCAAGCTGGAGATGTTACAGCTTATATACCAACTAATGTTATATCAATTACAGATGGACAAATATTCCTAGAATCCGATTTATTCTTTGCAGGACAAAGACCAGCTGTAAATGCAGGTATATCAGTATCAAGAGTTGGTGGTAATGCACAAATTAAAGCTATGAAACAAGTTAGTGGTACATTAAGACTAGAACTTGCACAATACAGAGAATTAGAAGCTTTTTCTCAATTTGGATCTGATTTAGATAACGATTCTAGTAGAAGACTTCAAAAAGGTAAGAGACTAGTTGAAATATTAAAGCAAGATCAATATAGCCCACTAGAAGTTGGAAAACAAATTGCAATATTATATGCTGCAGTTAATGATTTCTTATCAGACATTAAGGTTGGCGATATAAAAAAATTCGAAAAAGAATATTTAGAATATTTAGATACTCATCATAGAGAAATTGAAAAATCAATTATTACAGGAAAAACTTTAACTGATGAAATAAAATCTGAGTTAGAGGAAGCAATAGTTGAATTTAAAAAGGTATTTTTACAAGAAGCATAG
- the atpG gene encoding ATP synthase F1 subunit gamma: MGAAGLLDIKKRIKSVENTKKITNAMGLVATSKLRKSRKELLVNNKFIESTEPIVKNLATSASEEGANIYFDGNKSENKLYVVMTSDSGLCGGFNGNVVSYLGTLIGDKKSNAKIIVVGNRGIGYVKRAKFDTVGEYVDISDLPTVREAKVIFDKALQMFINEEVSEVNIVYSNFISPVRQETKVDKILPIEKIEGKINKSLIEPNLELVLEDALNIYLKGKIRGILLSSKCSEQSSRMTAMDGATKNANDLLSDLKLKYNRIRQGAITAEISEIVGGAAAQK, translated from the coding sequence ATGGGTGCAGCTGGACTTCTTGATATTAAAAAAAGAATTAAGTCAGTAGAAAATACAAAAAAAATTACAAATGCCATGGGGCTTGTTGCCACTTCAAAGCTTAGAAAATCTAGAAAAGAATTATTAGTAAATAATAAGTTTATTGAATCAACTGAACCAATAGTGAAAAATCTTGCAACAAGTGCTTCAGAAGAGGGTGCTAATATTTATTTTGATGGAAATAAAAGTGAAAATAAATTATATGTAGTAATGACATCTGATTCAGGATTATGTGGTGGATTCAATGGTAATGTAGTATCGTACTTAGGAACTTTAATTGGAGATAAAAAAAGCAATGCTAAAATTATTGTAGTTGGAAACAGAGGAATTGGTTATGTTAAAAGGGCTAAATTTGATACTGTAGGAGAATATGTTGATATTTCAGATTTACCTACAGTAAGAGAAGCAAAAGTAATATTTGATAAAGCTCTTCAAATGTTTATCAATGAGGAAGTTTCAGAAGTAAATATTGTGTATTCAAATTTTATATCACCAGTTAGACAAGAAACAAAAGTAGATAAAATTTTACCTATAGAAAAAATTGAAGGCAAAATAAATAAAAGTCTTATTGAGCCGAATTTAGAATTGGTATTAGAAGATGCTCTTAATATTTATCTAAAAGGAAAAATCAGAGGTATTTTATTAAGTTCTAAATGTAGTGAACAAAGTTCAAGAATGACGGCTATGGATGGAGCTACAAAAAATGCAAATGATTTATTGTCTGATTTAAAACTTAAATATAATAGAATTAGACAAGGTGCTATTACAGCCGAAATAAGTGAAATTGTTGGAGGAGCGGCAGCTCAAAAATAG